Within Desulfobacter sp., the genomic segment GACACCTGGTCTTGACAGGGCAATGGTAAAAGCAATCATCCGGGGTTTCCCTCAGCCCTTTGGGCCCCATGGGAAACACCTTTTCCAGATTCCCGAAACAGTCGGGCAATTGTTCTTCAGTCTCGCTCATTTAATTCTTCAAACTCCCTGTTAAATCCGTTTATCAGCCCCTTGGCCGCAAAGCTGTAATACCCGTCGCTGCCGGTGATGATATGGTCGTGTACATTTATTCCGGCAAATTTAAGGGCAAGGGTCAGGGTGCGGGTAATACGGATATCCTGTGGTGATGGCTGGATGTCGCCGGAGGGGTGATTGTGGGCAAAAATCAAGGAAGCTGCCCGGTGGGCCAGGGCCCGGGCAATGACCTCCCTGGGATAGACGGCCGAAGCGGTAAGGGAGCCTGTAAACAGCACTTCCGAGGCCGTGACCCGGTTCTTGGCATCCAGGAAGATGCCCAGGAAATGCTCCCGATCCTTGTACCCGAAGGCCTGGTTTAAAAAAGTAAGCAGGCTCTCCGGATCCTTGACCACATCCCGCTGTACCAGGCGGGTTTCAAGGTAGCGGTCGGCGACGGCTTTGATGAGGTGGATGCCGAAACTGTTGGCCGGCCCCACCCCCTTGACCTCACACAAGTCCCGGGTGGAGGCCTCCAGCACCCTGGGCAGGGTCTTGAACGCCCTCATCAGCGCCTTAGCCGCATCCTTGGTATCCCGCCTGGGGGTATTCAGGGCCAGCAGAAGTTCCAGGACCTCGTAGTCCCGGAACCCGGAAAGACCGGCTGAAAGAAAGCGTTCCCTCAGCCGTTTCCGGTGGCCTTCGCCCTTATGCCTGGGTTTCCTCTCCTTCTTCTCCGTCATTCTCCTGCTCCGGAGGTGTCAGGTTATCTGCTTCATCACCGTTTTCGGGCATTTCTTCGCCGTCCTCGCCGCCCTCTTCCTCGGGCAGGCGGGCAATGCCGATAAGGGTTTCCCCCTTGGACAGATTGATCAGCTTCACGCCCTGGGTATTCCTTGAAATCACACTGATGCCGTCAATGGCCGTACGGATCAGCTTGCCCTTGTCCGTGACCATCATGAGTTCATCATTGTCACCCACCAGGGCCAGGGCCACCATCTTGCCGTTCCGGGCGGAGGTTTTAATGGAGAATACCCCCTTGCCGCCGCGGCCCTGGGTTTTGTATTCCTCGATGCGGGTCCGTTTACCAAAGCCGTTTTCGGTCACGGTGAGCAGGGTTTCTTCTTCCCCAAGCACCTCCATGCCCACGACCCGGGAACCTTCTTCAATGCGCATGCCCCGGACGCCCATGGCGCCCCTGGCCATGGCCCGGACATCGTTTTCATGGAAGCGGATGACCTTGCCCCCTTCGGAACCCATGAAAATATTGGAGTTACCGTCGGTGATCCGGGCGGCAATAAGCTCATCACCCTCGGCCAATTTCACACCGATGAGGCCCCCTGTTCTCCGGCGGGAATAGGCCATGAGATCGGTCTTTTTCACCCGGCCCAGCTTGGTGGCCATGACCACGTACCGGTCTTCCACAAACTCGTCCACGGTGAGGACGGTGGCCAGCTTCTCCCCTTCGTCAAAATCAAGTAAATTGACAATGGCCTTGCCCAGGGAGGAGCGGCCTGCCATGGGCAGCTCATAGACCTTGGACTGGTAAACCTTGCCGTAATTGGTAATAAAGAGGAAGGTGGCATGGGTGGAGGCCACAAAGAGATGTTCCACAAAATCGTCATCCTTGGTGCCCATGGCGGTCTTTCCCTTTCCGCCCCGGTGCTGGCTGGCATAGAGGGTTACCGGGTTCCGCTTGATGTATCCGGAGCGGGTCACGGTGACCACCATGTCCTCTTCGGCTATGAGGTCTTCGATGGAGATCTCCGCCGTGCTTTCCACAATGCGGGTCCGGCGCTCATCTCCGAAATCCCCGTTCAGCTCGGAAAGTTCATCCTTTATCAACCCCCGGACCACGGTTTCGGAGCCCAGGATTTCCTTGTACCAGGCAATATCCTTGAGCAGTGCCTGGTATTCGTTCTCAATCTTTTCCCGTTCCAGACCGGTGAGGCGCTGAAGCCGCATGTCCAGAATGGCCTGGGCCTGGATGGCGGTCAGGTCGAAGGTTTCCATGAGGCCGTTTTTGGCTTCTTCGGGAGACCGGGAGGCCCGGATCAGGGCCACGACCTCATCCAGATTGTCCAGGGCGATCTTCAACCCTTCAAGAATATGGGCCCGCTCTTCGGCCTTTCTCAGGTCATACCGGGTCCGGCGGACGATCACATTGATCCGGTGGGCAATAAAGTGGTTAAGGATCTCCTTGAGGGTGAGCAGCTCCGGCCGGTTATTGACCACGGCCAGGAAAATGATGCCGAAGCTGGTCTGCATATTGGTATGCTTATAGAGCTGATTGATGATGACCTCGGACATCTGGTCCCGCTTCAGGCCGATGGCGATTCGCATGCCCTGGCGGTCGGATTCATCTCTCACATAGGAGATGCCGGCAATGACCTTGTCCCGGACCAGTTCGGCAATCTTTTCCACCACCTTGGCCTTGTTGACCTGGTAAGGCAGTTCGGTGACCACGATGGTTTCCCTGCCGGTCTTTTTATTCTCCTCTACGTCCACCTTGGCCCGGACGGTAATAATGCCCCGGCCCGTGTCATAGGCTTCAAAAATGCCCTTGGTACCGTAAATATGGCCGTAGGTGGGAAAATCAGGGCCCGGAATATACTCCATCAGCGCCCGGGTATCCATATCCGGGTTATCAATAAGTGCCTTGAGGCCTTCGATGACTTCGCTGATGTTGTGGGGCGGGATATTGGTGGTCATGCCCACGGCAATACCGGCAGATCCGTTAACCAGCAGGGAGGGGAACTTGGTGGGCAGCACCGCAGGTTCATCCAGGGTTTCATCGTAGTTGGGGATGAA encodes:
- the gyrA gene encoding DNA gyrase subunit A, whose translation is MIQNESNVTSIEREMKQSYLEYAMSVIIGRALPDVRDGLKPVHRRVLYAMQQLRNDWNKPYKKSARIVGDVIGKYHPHGDSAVYDTIVRMAQDFSLRYTLVDGQGNFGSVDGDSPAAMRYTEIRMRKLSHQMLADLEKETVDFIPNYDETLDEPAVLPTKFPSLLVNGSAGIAVGMTTNIPPHNISEVIEGLKALIDNPDMDTRALMEYIPGPDFPTYGHIYGTKGIFEAYDTGRGIITVRAKVDVEENKKTGRETIVVTELPYQVNKAKVVEKIAELVRDKVIAGISYVRDESDRQGMRIAIGLKRDQMSEVIINQLYKHTNMQTSFGIIFLAVVNNRPELLTLKEILNHFIAHRINVIVRRTRYDLRKAEERAHILEGLKIALDNLDEVVALIRASRSPEEAKNGLMETFDLTAIQAQAILDMRLQRLTGLEREKIENEYQALLKDIAWYKEILGSETVVRGLIKDELSELNGDFGDERRTRIVESTAEISIEDLIAEEDMVVTVTRSGYIKRNPVTLYASQHRGGKGKTAMGTKDDDFVEHLFVASTHATFLFITNYGKVYQSKVYELPMAGRSSLGKAIVNLLDFDEGEKLATVLTVDEFVEDRYVVMATKLGRVKKTDLMAYSRRRTGGLIGVKLAEGDELIAARITDGNSNIFMGSEGGKVIRFHENDVRAMARGAMGVRGMRIEEGSRVVGMEVLGEEETLLTVTENGFGKRTRIEEYKTQGRGGKGVFSIKTSARNGKMVALALVGDNDELMMVTDKGKLIRTAIDGISVISRNTQGVKLINLSKGETLIGIARLPEEEGGEDGEEMPENGDEADNLTPPEQENDGEEGEETQA
- the radC gene encoding DNA repair protein RadC; protein product: MTEKKERKPRHKGEGHRKRLRERFLSAGLSGFRDYEVLELLLALNTPRRDTKDAAKALMRAFKTLPRVLEASTRDLCEVKGVGPANSFGIHLIKAVADRYLETRLVQRDVVKDPESLLTFLNQAFGYKDREHFLGIFLDAKNRVTASEVLFTGSLTASAVYPREVIARALAHRAASLIFAHNHPSGDIQPSPQDIRITRTLTLALKFAGINVHDHIITGSDGYYSFAAKGLINGFNREFEELNERD